The Pontibacter pudoricolor genome contains a region encoding:
- the treY gene encoding malto-oligosyltrehalose synthase — protein sequence MTYIPLATYRLQLSPNLKLKEVKALIPYLNDLGISTIYAAPFFTPAPGSEHGYDVVNPHQINPEIGTPEELEEIAEELRRYNMGWLQDIVPNHMAYHTTNVWLMDVLEKGQKSNFFTFFDINFAHPEFEGKVMVPFLGEPLEKVLEQNQLKLTFDEAGFHIAYFDNVYPASINSYPYLLQKLADASGDQTIKEHLQHLEQTIASDKIDIARWQQAKQALHSTINGSAALANLLETINADQKQLEELLNLQFFKLCFWQESQQKINYRRFFTVNDLICLSIEKPEVFEKYHHFIRQLCNQGLVQGLRVDHVDGLFDPDKYLQQLREMTGNDKYIVVEKILEGEEVIPDYWPIQGNSGYDFLAWASNIMTDPAGKEKLTEVYQRLVPTATTDYEKLVFDKKLFILEKRMQGELQNMLRLLQHLQIVPEEAEETWYHALAVWLASFPVYRVYGNSFPLPDMAHEVIEKTYATALEKAPERREQLNAIRKVYQPDLSEPEDLLRDKLYFVMRSQQFTGPLAAKGVEDTTFYNYNRLLSLNEVGNSPEIFHLPPARFHEHMQRRQQHFPHSINGTATHDTKRGEDARMRISVISELPEEWEKTVQQWMDFAVDVAPGMVPRRNDLYFIFQALLGVVPMDETIDDALIERLQEYITKALRETKARTNWTNPNEEYEEATKELAQKLLKNKHFLEMFLPFFRKLSRYGWLYSLNQLLLKLTCPGVPDIYQGCEFWDLSLVDPDNRRKVDYSLRQISLDELQAAATGDQTKLHQQLLKEPENGKVKLYLLIRTLAVRNNFREVFEQGDYLPLQAAGKNKEHVLAFARKHKNQWAIVAVPLLLTKLTDEKDLPLGKKVWADTELVLPDGAPQQWKDELGNRQLTGKLSLADLTETLPVVLLTGTKA from the coding sequence ATGACCTATATACCACTGGCCACTTACCGTCTGCAGCTTTCGCCGAACCTGAAGTTAAAGGAAGTAAAGGCACTGATTCCGTACCTGAACGACCTGGGCATCAGTACCATTTATGCTGCTCCGTTTTTTACCCCCGCGCCCGGCAGCGAGCATGGCTACGATGTGGTGAATCCGCACCAGATAAACCCGGAAATTGGAACCCCGGAGGAGCTGGAAGAAATTGCCGAAGAACTGCGGAGGTACAACATGGGTTGGCTGCAGGATATTGTACCAAACCATATGGCCTATCATACCACCAACGTATGGCTGATGGATGTGCTGGAAAAAGGGCAGAAATCCAACTTCTTTACTTTCTTCGACATCAACTTTGCACACCCGGAGTTTGAAGGAAAAGTGATGGTTCCGTTCCTGGGCGAGCCGCTGGAAAAAGTGCTGGAGCAAAACCAATTAAAGCTTACGTTTGATGAGGCCGGCTTCCATATCGCTTACTTCGACAATGTGTACCCGGCAAGCATTAACTCCTATCCTTACCTGCTGCAGAAACTGGCTGATGCTTCCGGTGATCAAACTATAAAAGAACACCTGCAGCACCTGGAGCAAACTATAGCATCGGATAAAATTGACATTGCACGCTGGCAACAGGCAAAACAGGCCCTGCATTCAACTATAAACGGCAGCGCAGCCTTAGCGAACTTGCTGGAAACTATAAATGCAGATCAGAAGCAGTTAGAAGAGTTACTTAATCTACAGTTCTTTAAATTATGTTTCTGGCAGGAGTCGCAGCAGAAAATAAATTACCGCCGCTTTTTTACGGTAAACGACCTGATCTGCCTGAGCATCGAGAAGCCGGAGGTTTTTGAAAAATATCACCATTTCATCAGGCAGCTTTGTAACCAGGGGTTGGTGCAGGGCCTGCGCGTAGACCACGTCGACGGCCTTTTTGATCCTGACAAGTACTTGCAGCAACTGCGCGAAATGACCGGCAATGACAAGTACATTGTAGTAGAAAAGATACTGGAAGGCGAAGAAGTGATACCGGATTACTGGCCGATACAAGGAAACTCGGGTTACGACTTTTTAGCCTGGGCCAGCAATATTATGACCGACCCTGCAGGCAAGGAAAAATTAACCGAAGTATACCAGCGCCTTGTACCCACTGCCACCACTGATTACGAAAAACTGGTATTCGATAAAAAGCTGTTTATACTGGAAAAACGCATGCAGGGCGAACTCCAAAACATGCTGCGCCTGCTGCAACACCTGCAAATTGTGCCGGAAGAGGCCGAAGAGACCTGGTACCATGCACTGGCCGTATGGCTGGCATCTTTTCCGGTTTACCGCGTGTATGGCAACAGCTTTCCCCTACCGGATATGGCACACGAGGTGATTGAAAAAACGTATGCAACTGCGCTCGAAAAAGCACCAGAACGCCGGGAACAGCTCAATGCAATCCGTAAAGTTTATCAGCCTGATTTGAGTGAACCGGAAGACCTGCTGCGTGACAAACTATACTTTGTGATGCGGAGTCAGCAGTTTACGGGCCCCCTGGCAGCTAAAGGGGTGGAAGATACTACCTTCTACAACTATAATCGCCTGCTCTCGCTCAACGAAGTAGGTAACAGTCCGGAAATATTTCACCTGCCGCCTGCGCGTTTTCATGAGCACATGCAGCGCCGGCAACAGCATTTTCCGCACTCCATAAACGGTACTGCCACCCACGATACCAAACGCGGCGAAGACGCCCGCATGCGTATCAGCGTCATCAGCGAACTGCCCGAAGAATGGGAAAAAACCGTGCAGCAGTGGATGGATTTCGCCGTGGATGTAGCCCCCGGCATGGTGCCGCGCCGCAACGACCTGTACTTTATTTTCCAGGCGCTGCTGGGGGTGGTGCCGATGGATGAAACTATAGACGATGCCCTGATTGAGCGGTTGCAGGAATACATTACCAAAGCCCTGCGCGAAACCAAAGCCCGCACCAACTGGACCAACCCGAACGAGGAATACGAAGAAGCCACCAAAGAACTTGCCCAGAAGCTCCTCAAAAACAAGCACTTCCTGGAGATGTTTCTACCGTTCTTCCGCAAGCTGTCGCGTTATGGCTGGCTCTATAGTTTAAACCAGTTGCTGCTAAAGCTTACCTGCCCCGGCGTACCCGATATTTACCAGGGCTGCGAGTTCTGGGACCTGAGCCTAGTAGACCCCGATAACCGACGGAAAGTAGACTATAGTTTGCGACAAATTTCGCTGGATGAACTGCAGGCTGCTGCAACAGGGGACCAGACAAAACTACACCAGCAACTGCTGAAAGAACCTGAAAATGGAAAGGTAAAACTATACCTGCTGATCAGAACGCTTGCAGTGCGCAATAACTTCCGTGAGGTATTTGAACAAGGCGACTACCTGCCGCTTCAGGCTGCCGGAAAGAATAAAGAGCATGTGTTGGCATTTGCCAGAAAACACAAAAACCAATGGGCTATAGTTGCTGTGCCGCTGCTACTGACGAAACTGACAGATGAAAAAGATTTACCGTTGGGTAAGAAAGTTTGGGCAGATACCGAGCTTGTACTTCCGGATGGTGCACCGCAGCAATGGAAGGATGAACTGGGCAATCGCCAGCTCACGGGTAAACTAAGTTTAGCTGATCTCACAGAAACACTCCCTGTTGTACTCTTAACCGGAACAAAAGCATGA
- the treZ gene encoding malto-oligosyltrehalose trehalohydrolase — MGITREIGAHYVPEQGTTFTVWAPEAEQVDGLIHGEKKKTIPLQREAFGYWVGLAEDAEPGTRYTFRLNNDKELPDPASQSQPEGVHEASEVIAPNYSWTNQNWKNLPLEDYIIYELHVGTFSEEGTFEGVINKLPELLDLGITAIEIMPVAQFPGNRNWGYDGVYPFAAQDSYGGAKGLKKLVDACHAAGIAVLLDVVYNHLGPDGNYLNEYGPYFTEKYNTPWGAALNFDDAHSDHVRNFFIQNALMWLRDFHIDALRLDAVHAILDTGAKHFLQELQEHVNHLQEQQNQTYYLIAESDLNDVRLINPLEQGGYGLAAQWMDDYHHVIHTMVTGETEGYYADFGKPEHLVKALKHSFIYNGLFSEYRKRTIGSDATINPAKQFVVCSQNHDQVGNRMLGERLTQLVSFEMLKPIAALVILSPYTPMLFMGEEYGEENPFQFFVSHTDKDLIEAVRKGRTDEFRAFAWQGEAPDPQSEETFNRSKLKHNYKNSEKHNQLREFYKALIQLRKSIVKKLSKEHLEATLNEQETVLDFTHTSAGIRCIINFGKESQTIADDLRNWKLILDSADEKWAGPGSNYSSENTILPPESVVVLQASR, encoded by the coding sequence ATGGGAATAACAAGAGAGATAGGCGCACATTATGTACCTGAACAGGGCACCACATTTACAGTCTGGGCACCGGAAGCAGAACAGGTTGATGGATTGATACACGGAGAAAAGAAAAAAACCATACCGCTTCAGCGCGAGGCATTTGGGTACTGGGTTGGACTGGCTGAAGACGCGGAACCCGGCACCCGCTATACTTTCAGACTTAATAACGACAAAGAACTCCCGGACCCGGCATCGCAGTCGCAGCCGGAAGGCGTGCACGAAGCGTCGGAGGTCATAGCCCCAAACTATAGCTGGACCAATCAGAACTGGAAAAACCTGCCGCTGGAAGATTACATTATATACGAGTTGCATGTGGGGACTTTTTCAGAAGAAGGCACTTTTGAAGGAGTCATCAACAAACTACCCGAGCTGCTGGATCTGGGAATAACGGCTATTGAGATCATGCCGGTAGCACAGTTTCCGGGCAACCGCAACTGGGGCTACGATGGTGTTTACCCCTTTGCTGCGCAGGATAGTTATGGCGGAGCGAAAGGACTGAAAAAGCTGGTAGATGCCTGCCATGCTGCAGGAATAGCCGTATTGCTGGATGTAGTGTATAACCACCTTGGTCCTGATGGAAATTACCTGAATGAATACGGTCCCTATTTTACCGAAAAATATAACACTCCCTGGGGCGCTGCCCTGAACTTTGACGATGCCCACTCAGACCATGTGCGTAATTTTTTTATCCAGAATGCATTGATGTGGCTGCGCGATTTCCATATAGATGCCCTGCGCCTGGATGCCGTGCACGCCATACTCGACACCGGGGCCAAACACTTTTTGCAGGAACTTCAGGAACACGTAAACCACCTGCAGGAGCAGCAGAATCAAACCTATTACCTGATTGCAGAAAGTGACCTGAACGACGTTCGCCTGATAAACCCATTGGAGCAGGGCGGCTATGGCTTGGCAGCGCAGTGGATGGATGATTACCACCATGTCATCCATACCATGGTTACCGGCGAAACGGAAGGTTACTATGCTGATTTCGGAAAACCGGAGCACCTGGTAAAAGCCCTGAAACACTCATTCATTTACAATGGCCTGTTTTCGGAGTACCGTAAAAGAACGATAGGAAGCGATGCAACTATAAACCCTGCCAAACAATTTGTAGTCTGCTCCCAAAACCACGACCAGGTGGGCAACCGTATGCTGGGCGAGCGCCTGACACAGCTTGTTTCCTTTGAAATGCTGAAACCCATTGCAGCACTTGTAATCCTGTCTCCTTACACGCCAATGTTGTTTATGGGCGAAGAATACGGCGAAGAAAACCCGTTCCAGTTTTTTGTAAGCCACACCGACAAGGACCTGATAGAGGCAGTGCGCAAAGGCCGGACAGATGAATTCAGGGCCTTTGCATGGCAGGGTGAAGCTCCGGACCCGCAGTCAGAAGAGACCTTTAACCGCTCTAAATTAAAGCACAACTATAAGAACAGTGAAAAGCATAACCAGCTGCGTGAGTTTTACAAAGCGCTTATCCAACTCCGGAAATCTATAGTTAAAAAGCTCAGCAAAGAGCACCTGGAAGCAACATTGAACGAACAGGAAACGGTGCTGGACTTTACCCATACTTCGGCTGGTATTCGCTGCATCATCAACTTCGGAAAGGAGTCGCAAACTATAGCGGATGACCTGAGAAACTGGAAGCTTATACTTGACTCTGCGGATGAGAAATGGGCCGGACCGGGTAGCAACTATAGTTCTGAAAATACCATTCTGCCACCTGAGTCCGTAGTAGTACTTCAGGCAAGCAGATAG
- a CDS encoding DUF3536 domain-containing protein, which produces MEHYICIHGHFYQPPRENPWLNEVELQESARPYHDWNERITDECYARNSASRILDNDGTIVDILNNYAWMSFNFGPTLLEWMEKKAPETYQAILTADKESQERFSGHGSALAQVYNHMIMPLANERDKHTQVLWGIYDFKKRFNRDPEGMWLGETAADTPTLEVLAEHGIKFTILSPYQASSYRKIGEQNWHDATNAQINPNRPYLVNLPSGKTIVVFFYNAPISQGVAFEGLLHNGEKFKNRLLGALDYSHTEPQLLHIATDGETYGHHHRFGEMALSYTLHHLYKDQQARLTIYGEYLEKFPPQYEAKIIEKTSWSCIHGVERWQSDCGCNTGGHPGWNQKWRKPLRQAFDWLRNELEPLYTTQMQQLGADPWQSRNDYIQVISDRSEANVKAFIRAHTSRELTTEEQRTFLKLLEMQYHALLMYTSCGWFFDEVTGIETMQDILYATRALQLAQSISNKDYEATFLQYLAQAESNEDDYKNAAEAYKAIAKTTMLDLLRVGAHFAVSSLFSDYAKESKLYCYSVTTEQHESVEAGRQKLAVGRARIRSSITWDEATISYGVLHIGDHQLLGGVRDFRGDDAFQQMYSEMEDAFSKGMISEVIMLLDKHFESHNYSFWHLFRDDQNRILNKVLGYTMHAIEGDFEQVYYNNYPLMAAMHTLNVTLPRPLKVIVEYMLNKKMLDEVNAETPDLAEMQRLNEQAKRMQLTFDREQLTFAISQRMEHFMRQLEQDSENLRLMKKLNELLPALHTTTLQPDLWQAQNIAFRLKQQHYAKHPTDSECSKLFTALYDNLNLKV; this is translated from the coding sequence ATGGAGCATTACATTTGCATACACGGGCACTTTTACCAGCCGCCCCGCGAAAACCCCTGGCTTAACGAAGTGGAGCTGCAGGAGTCGGCGCGGCCGTACCACGACTGGAACGAGCGCATTACAGACGAATGCTATGCCCGCAACTCCGCCTCCCGCATTCTGGACAACGACGGTACTATAGTTGACATTCTGAACAACTACGCCTGGATGAGCTTTAACTTCGGGCCGACGCTGCTGGAGTGGATGGAGAAAAAAGCTCCGGAAACCTACCAGGCTATACTAACCGCAGATAAAGAAAGCCAGGAGCGGTTTTCAGGACATGGCTCGGCGCTGGCACAGGTGTACAACCACATGATTATGCCGCTGGCCAACGAGCGCGACAAACACACGCAGGTGCTCTGGGGAATTTACGACTTTAAAAAGCGTTTTAACCGCGACCCGGAAGGCATGTGGCTCGGCGAAACGGCCGCTGACACACCTACCCTGGAAGTGCTGGCCGAACATGGTATCAAGTTTACGATCCTATCTCCGTACCAGGCCAGCAGCTACCGCAAAATTGGGGAACAAAACTGGCACGATGCTACCAATGCGCAGATCAACCCAAACCGGCCCTACCTGGTCAACCTGCCATCAGGTAAAACTATAGTTGTATTCTTTTACAATGCGCCTATTTCGCAGGGCGTAGCGTTTGAGGGGTTGCTGCACAACGGCGAGAAGTTTAAGAACCGCTTGCTAGGCGCTTTAGACTATAGCCACACCGAACCGCAACTACTGCACATTGCCACCGACGGCGAAACCTATGGGCACCACCACCGCTTCGGCGAGATGGCACTTTCCTATACGCTGCACCATTTGTACAAAGATCAGCAGGCAAGGCTTACCATTTACGGCGAGTACCTGGAAAAATTCCCACCGCAGTACGAAGCCAAGATCATCGAGAAAACATCCTGGAGCTGTATTCATGGAGTAGAGCGATGGCAGAGTGACTGTGGCTGCAATACTGGCGGACATCCCGGGTGGAACCAGAAATGGCGCAAACCTTTACGCCAGGCTTTCGATTGGCTGCGCAACGAACTGGAACCGCTTTATACTACTCAAATGCAGCAACTCGGGGCCGATCCGTGGCAGAGTCGCAACGATTACATACAGGTCATCTCCGACAGGTCAGAAGCAAACGTGAAGGCATTTATCCGGGCCCATACTTCGCGGGAGCTAACTACAGAAGAGCAGCGCACTTTTCTGAAATTACTGGAAATGCAGTACCATGCCTTGCTGATGTATACCAGTTGCGGCTGGTTTTTTGATGAAGTTACCGGCATCGAAACCATGCAGGATATACTGTATGCCACCCGTGCCCTGCAGCTTGCCCAAAGTATTAGCAACAAAGATTACGAAGCTACTTTTCTGCAGTACTTAGCCCAGGCTGAGAGTAATGAAGATGACTATAAGAATGCAGCTGAAGCGTACAAGGCCATCGCCAAAACCACCATGCTCGACCTGTTGCGCGTGGGTGCCCATTTTGCTGTTTCATCCCTGTTTTCAGATTATGCAAAAGAGAGCAAACTTTATTGCTATAGTGTAACAACAGAGCAGCATGAGTCGGTAGAAGCCGGCCGGCAGAAACTGGCAGTTGGTCGTGCCAGGATCCGTTCCAGCATCACCTGGGATGAAGCAACTATAAGTTACGGCGTACTGCACATCGGAGATCATCAGTTGCTGGGTGGGGTGCGGGATTTCCGTGGGGATGATGCCTTCCAGCAGATGTACAGCGAAATGGAAGATGCTTTCAGCAAGGGGATGATCTCGGAAGTGATCATGCTGCTGGACAAGCATTTTGAGTCGCATAACTACTCTTTCTGGCACCTGTTCCGCGACGACCAGAACCGGATTCTGAACAAAGTACTGGGCTACACCATGCATGCCATTGAAGGCGATTTTGAGCAGGTATACTATAACAACTACCCCCTGATGGCTGCCATGCATACACTAAATGTAACGCTTCCGCGACCTTTAAAGGTAATTGTGGAATACATGCTGAACAAGAAGATGCTGGACGAAGTGAACGCGGAAACGCCGGATCTGGCAGAAATGCAGCGCCTGAACGAACAGGCAAAACGCATGCAGCTCACCTTCGACAGGGAACAGCTCACTTTTGCCATTTCGCAGCGGATGGAGCACTTTATGCGGCAACTGGAGCAGGACTCAGAAAATCTGCGGTTGATGAAAAAATTGAATGAGCTACTTCCTGCGCTGCACACCACTACCCTGCAACCAGACCTTTGGCAGGCACAGAACATTGCCTTCCGGCTGAAGCAGCAACACTACGCCAAACACCCTACCGACTCCGAATGTAGCAAATTATTTACCGCGCTATACGACAACTTAAATCTGAAAGTATAA
- a CDS encoding alpha-1,4-glucan--maltose-1-phosphate maltosyltransferase yields MEGLDGTHRVIIENVKPELNCGQYPVKRVVGERLTVTADIFGDGHDEVKAMLLYRHGRKKKWNEIPMQFLGNDRWQATFVPDAMGMFEYTLQGWIDHFYTWQKGLRKKFEANQDIAVELQIGAQLIEQAAATAKAGQQKRLSKWAQQLRGNISAADGVELATSRDVTDQMNACCERGNVTWYFKILRVDVERQKALFSTWYEFFPRSAALEANCHGTFQDCIRLLPRIAEMGFDTIYLPPIHPIGRAFRKGKNNSVTAEPGEPGSPWAIGAEEGGHKSILPELGTLDEFRHFVHEARSHGIEVALDFAIQCSPDHPYVKTHPQWFKWRPDGTVQYAENPPKKYQDVLPLNFETEDWQNLWQELKSIVLHWIEQGVYIFRVDNPHTKTFNFWEWMIREVRAQHPQVIFLAEAFTRPRVMERLGKIGFTQSYTYFTWRNSPQEIREYLTELTQTEMREYYRPNFWPNTPDILPEVLQQGGEPAHIMRVVLAATLSSNYGLYGPVYEFSMGTPYPGKEEYIDSEKYEVKHWDWGKKTKVSEVITLINKIRKVNPALQTTWNIAFGDTDNPQLLCFAKWDSAKRNKIIVVANMDPYHTQSGWVKVPIRELQLPEGEQYMVHDLLTDHKYTWQNEWNYVELRPHEMPVHVFRIEEANSGMGHNNLDDTWLPTDQSTHHE; encoded by the coding sequence ATGGAAGGACTGGACGGAACCCACAGAGTTATCATTGAAAACGTAAAACCTGAACTTAACTGCGGGCAATACCCGGTAAAACGGGTAGTAGGAGAAAGGCTGACTGTAACAGCGGATATATTTGGAGACGGCCACGACGAGGTAAAAGCGATGTTGCTGTACCGGCATGGCCGAAAAAAGAAATGGAATGAAATACCCATGCAGTTCCTGGGTAACGACCGCTGGCAGGCCACCTTTGTACCGGATGCCATGGGCATGTTCGAGTATACTTTACAAGGCTGGATAGATCATTTTTATACTTGGCAGAAAGGGCTTCGCAAAAAGTTTGAAGCCAACCAGGATATTGCCGTAGAGCTGCAGATTGGCGCGCAGTTAATAGAACAAGCCGCTGCCACCGCCAAGGCTGGTCAGCAGAAACGGCTAAGCAAATGGGCGCAACAGTTGCGTGGCAATATATCGGCGGCAGATGGCGTAGAGCTGGCAACCAGCCGCGATGTAACCGACCAGATGAATGCCTGCTGTGAGCGGGGGAATGTGACCTGGTATTTTAAAATTCTGCGGGTAGATGTGGAGCGCCAGAAAGCACTGTTCAGCACCTGGTACGAATTTTTTCCTCGGTCGGCAGCGCTGGAAGCCAACTGCCATGGTACTTTTCAGGATTGTATCAGGCTGTTGCCCCGCATCGCCGAAATGGGTTTCGATACCATCTACCTGCCACCCATTCACCCGATAGGCCGCGCTTTCCGGAAAGGTAAAAATAACTCCGTTACAGCAGAGCCGGGTGAGCCAGGGTCGCCGTGGGCCATTGGCGCCGAGGAGGGCGGACATAAATCCATACTTCCTGAACTGGGTACGCTGGATGAATTCCGGCACTTTGTACACGAAGCACGCAGCCACGGCATAGAAGTAGCGCTTGATTTTGCCATCCAGTGTTCACCCGACCATCCCTATGTAAAAACGCATCCGCAGTGGTTTAAATGGCGACCGGATGGCACCGTGCAGTACGCCGAGAACCCACCGAAAAAATACCAGGATGTGCTGCCTTTAAACTTTGAAACCGAAGACTGGCAGAACCTGTGGCAGGAGCTTAAAAGTATAGTTTTACACTGGATAGAGCAGGGCGTTTACATTTTCCGGGTAGATAATCCGCATACCAAAACCTTTAACTTCTGGGAGTGGATGATCCGGGAAGTGCGGGCGCAACATCCGCAGGTCATTTTCCTGGCCGAAGCCTTTACACGTCCGCGTGTAATGGAACGACTCGGCAAGATCGGTTTCACGCAATCCTATACTTACTTTACCTGGCGCAACTCACCGCAGGAGATTCGCGAGTACCTGACGGAGCTAACCCAAACCGAAATGCGGGAATATTACCGCCCGAACTTCTGGCCTAATACCCCGGACATTTTACCGGAAGTATTGCAGCAAGGCGGTGAGCCGGCCCACATTATGCGGGTTGTGCTGGCAGCCACACTCTCTTCCAACTATGGCTTGTATGGTCCGGTGTATGAGTTTTCGATGGGTACGCCGTATCCGGGCAAAGAAGAATACATCGACTCCGAAAAGTATGAAGTGAAGCACTGGGACTGGGGCAAAAAGACCAAGGTTTCAGAAGTTATCACCCTCATCAATAAAATACGAAAGGTAAACCCGGCCCTGCAAACTACCTGGAACATTGCCTTTGGCGATACCGATAATCCGCAGCTTCTGTGCTTTGCCAAATGGGACAGCGCTAAGCGGAACAAGATTATAGTTGTTGCCAACATGGACCCGTACCACACACAATCGGGCTGGGTGAAGGTGCCGATACGCGAACTACAACTGCCGGAAGGTGAGCAATACATGGTGCACGACCTGCTGACCGATCACAAGTATACCTGGCAAAACGAATGGAATTACGTAGAGCTCCGGCCACATGAAATGCCGGTGCATGTTTTCCGTATAGAAGAAGCTAATTCCGGCATGGGCCATAACAATTTGGATGATACCTGGCTCCCGACCGATCAAAGCACCCATCACGAATAA
- the malQ gene encoding 4-alpha-glucanotransferase, with amino-acid sequence MIIPHRSCGILLHITSLPSKYGIGDLGPEAYTFADQLEAAGQRYWQILPLNPTETGMGNSPYSSHSAFAGNPLLLSPDLLVEDGLLEKKDLKHDYSFPDDKVDYEAATAFKREIWKKAFDNYKSNGSRGLEKEFEAFRREHSAWLEDYSQFVVFQAHFDHNAWAKWDKVIKTRKPIAIKALASDLADEIEKEQFLQFLFYRQWENLKQYCHRKDIHFIGDMPFYVSYDSADVWANPEYFKLDKDEKPSAVSGVPPDFFSETGQLWGTPVYNWKALAKHNYDWWLRRIDHNLQLFSLLRLDHFRAFSAYWEVPATEETAINGKWVKSPGKELLTLIRHHHPEMPIIAEDLGEIDQPVRDLIKAFDLPGMLVLLFAFESNEHAFESSFLPHNHTPNSVVYTGTHDNATVKAWYKDAKAADRKMFSNYVHQEVTQDNVHEVMLQLAYSSVSRLAIVPMQDVLGLGHEGIMNKPSTSNGNWEWRLQKNKFNNKVVVWLRRITEIYGRI; translated from the coding sequence ATGATCATACCACATCGCAGCTGCGGAATACTTCTTCACATCACATCGCTCCCATCCAAATATGGCATCGGCGATCTGGGCCCGGAAGCCTATACATTTGCCGACCAGCTCGAAGCAGCCGGACAGCGCTACTGGCAGATTCTCCCCCTAAATCCCACTGAGACCGGCATGGGAAATTCACCCTATAGCAGCCATTCTGCCTTTGCCGGAAACCCGTTGTTGCTTAGTCCCGATTTGCTGGTAGAAGATGGCCTGCTGGAGAAAAAAGACCTGAAGCATGACTATAGTTTTCCTGATGATAAGGTTGACTATGAAGCGGCAACAGCGTTCAAAAGAGAAATATGGAAGAAAGCTTTTGACAACTACAAATCCAATGGATCAAGAGGGCTTGAGAAGGAATTTGAGGCTTTCCGTCGGGAGCATAGCGCCTGGCTCGAAGACTATAGCCAGTTTGTTGTTTTCCAGGCGCACTTCGACCATAATGCCTGGGCAAAATGGGATAAAGTTATTAAAACAAGGAAACCCATTGCCATAAAAGCCCTGGCCTCTGACCTCGCTGATGAAATAGAAAAGGAGCAATTTTTACAATTTTTGTTTTACAGGCAGTGGGAGAACCTGAAACAGTATTGCCACCGGAAAGACATTCATTTTATTGGAGACATGCCTTTTTATGTAAGCTACGACAGTGCTGATGTTTGGGCGAATCCAGAATATTTTAAATTAGACAAAGACGAAAAGCCGAGTGCCGTGTCGGGAGTGCCGCCGGACTTTTTCAGTGAGACAGGGCAGTTGTGGGGTACCCCGGTTTACAACTGGAAAGCCCTGGCCAAACACAACTACGACTGGTGGCTGCGCCGCATCGACCATAACCTGCAACTTTTCAGTCTGCTGCGCCTGGACCATTTTCGGGCTTTTTCTGCCTACTGGGAAGTACCTGCCACTGAAGAGACTGCCATCAACGGCAAATGGGTGAAATCGCCGGGCAAAGAATTGCTCACGCTCATCAGGCACCACCACCCCGAAATGCCTATTATTGCCGAAGACCTGGGAGAAATAGACCAGCCGGTACGCGACCTGATCAAAGCGTTTGACCTACCCGGCATGCTGGTTTTGTTGTTCGCTTTCGAGAGTAATGAACATGCGTTTGAGAGTTCGTTTCTGCCACACAACCATACGCCAAACAGCGTGGTGTACACTGGCACCCACGACAACGCAACAGTAAAAGCCTGGTACAAAGACGCCAAAGCAGCAGACCGCAAGATGTTCAGCAACTATGTGCACCAGGAAGTAACGCAGGATAATGTACACGAAGTAATGTTGCAGCTAGCCTATAGTTCTGTTTCGCGGCTGGCCATCGTTCCGATGCAGGATGTATTGGGCTTAGGCCACGAAGGCATTATGAATAAACCTTCAACTTCAAACGGCAACTGGGAGTGGCGCCTGCAGAAAAACAAGTTTAATAACAAGGTTGTGGTGTGGTTGCGAAGAATAACAGAGATTTATGGTAGAATTTAG